A single region of the Streptomyces virginiae genome encodes:
- a CDS encoding IS3 family transposase (programmed frameshift) — translation MGRRSPYPEEFRKDAVALYRAAAGKRTYAAGAADLGITAESLRTWVRKDEAQAVPGRRDTGGEAEELARLRAENARLLKAEKGVAPRARDPSPGGRVFRAGGEVSPRRWDFISDNRAGFGVKRICRVLGVSRAGFYRHLATGQARAERQAEEKRTVAEIRAVHAEHDGAYGAPRVHAELRARGRRINRKRVTRLMRVNHIVGRHLRKKKRTTIADKAAPPVPDLVMRDFTADTLNTRWCGDITYIAVGTTWLYLATVIDICSRRVVGWSIADHMRTSLVTDAIEMAVAARCGRVDGVVFHTDRGAQYNAAAFADVCRRHGIRRSMGRIGSSYDNALAESFFQGLKRELLHGRRWTSKAQTRLEVFRWLSYYNRRRRHSALGYLTPAEFEQQLITSRTLSLAA, via the exons GTGGGACGCAGGTCTCCGTATCCGGAGGAGTTCAGGAAGGACGCGGTCGCGCTCTACCGTGCCGCCGCCGGGAAGAGGACCTACGCGGCGGGGGCCGCGGATCTCGGCATCACCGCGGAGTCGCTGCGGACGTGGGTGCGCAAGGACGAGGCCCAGGCCGTGCCCGGACGCCGTGACACGGGTGGCGAGGCGGAGGAGCTGGCCCGACTGCGGGCGGAGAACGCCCGGCTGCTGAAGGCCGAGAAAG GAGTGGCACCTCGAGCGCGAGATCCTTCGCCGGGCGGCCGCGTATTTCGCGCGGGAGGTGAAGTGAGCCCTCGCCGCTGGGACTTCATCTCCGACAACCGCGCCGGCTTCGGCGTCAAGCGGATCTGCCGGGTGCTCGGGGTGTCCCGCGCCGGCTTCTACCGCCATCTGGCCACCGGGCAGGCCCGCGCCGAGCGCCAGGCAGAGGAGAAGCGGACCGTGGCCGAGATCCGCGCCGTCCACGCCGAGCACGATGGCGCCTATGGTGCCCCGCGCGTCCATGCCGAGCTGCGGGCGAGAGGACGGCGGATCAACCGCAAACGCGTGACCCGGCTGATGCGGGTCAACCACATCGTCGGCCGGCACCTGCGGAAGAAGAAGCGGACGACGATCGCGGACAAGGCCGCGCCGCCCGTGCCGGACCTGGTGATGCGCGACTTCACAGCCGACACCCTCAACACCAGGTGGTGCGGCGACATCACCTACATAGCCGTCGGCACGACCTGGCTCTATCTCGCCACGGTGATCGACATCTGCTCGAGGCGCGTGGTGGGCTGGTCAATCGCCGATCACATGCGGACCTCGCTGGTCACCGACGCGATCGAGATGGCCGTGGCTGCCCGCTGCGGCCGGGTGGACGGCGTCGTCTTCCACACCGACAGGGGTGCCCAGTACAACGCGGCCGCCTTCGCCGACGTCTGCCGCCGGCACGGCATCCGCCGCAGCATGGGCCGGATCGGCTCGAGCTACGACAATGCCCTGGCCGAGTCGTTCTTCCAGGGCCTCAAACGAGAACTGCTTCACGGAAGACGCTGGACCTCGAAGGCGCAGACACGGCTTGAGGTGTTCCGCTGGCTGTCGTACTACAACAGGCGCCGTCGGCATTCCGCTCTCGGATACCTCACACCAGCCGAGTTCGAACAACAACTGATCACGTCACGTACGCTGTCACTCGCCGCATGA
- a CDS encoding BtpA/SgcQ family protein yields the protein MLTLPDKAVIACVHLRPTPGSPLYDGDVENIYQTALREAEVFLRHGVDALIVENFRDQPFYPGTVPPETVATIAGVTREVVRMADVPVGVAVLRNDATAALAIAAATGASFIRVNVHVGAVLSEQGVVVGNSHETLRLRRTLQSDVAILADARVKHSQPFAYQDLATEVRDLSKRSDGIIVSGELTGIQTKSGDLVTARQASRSMILVGSGVTPENLPEIYEEADGFIVGSYFKVDGIAGNPVDETRVKSLMDSVRLLREKTVLASD from the coding sequence ATGCTCACGCTGCCTGACAAGGCCGTAATCGCCTGCGTGCACCTTCGGCCGACTCCTGGTTCGCCACTCTACGACGGCGACGTGGAAAACATCTACCAGACGGCGCTCCGAGAGGCCGAGGTGTTTTTGCGGCACGGAGTTGACGCCCTAATCGTTGAAAACTTCAGGGATCAGCCCTTCTATCCAGGGACTGTTCCCCCCGAGACGGTGGCCACGATTGCCGGTGTCACTCGGGAAGTCGTACGAATGGCTGACGTTCCTGTAGGCGTGGCAGTGCTGAGGAACGATGCAACGGCGGCACTCGCCATCGCTGCAGCTACTGGCGCTTCGTTCATCCGCGTGAACGTCCACGTCGGTGCAGTTCTCTCCGAGCAGGGTGTCGTCGTCGGAAATAGCCACGAGACCCTTCGGCTTCGACGCACACTCCAGAGCGATGTAGCGATTCTCGCCGATGCTCGAGTGAAGCACTCTCAGCCGTTCGCCTATCAAGACTTGGCGACCGAAGTACGGGATCTTTCGAAGCGCTCTGATGGAATTATCGTGTCGGGTGAGCTCACCGGAATCCAGACGAAGTCTGGAGACTTGGTGACCGCTCGCCAGGCGAGCAGGAGCATGATCCTGGTAGGCAGCGGTGTTACGCCCGAGAACTTGCCGGAGATTTACGAAGAGGCCGACGGGTTCATTGTCGGCAGCTACTTCAAGGTCGACGGGATCGCCGGAAATCCGGTTGACGAAACCCGCGTGAAATCCCTCATGGACAGTGTGCGCCTTCTTCGGGAAAAGACCGTCCTCGCATCGGACTAG
- a CDS encoding transglycosylase SLT domain-containing protein — MSNTVVRRIAASKKALAGTVVALGVAGSMLATVPAQAAPTSAKAIAQQMIKDPAQFAAFDKIISHESGWDHTATNPSSGAYGLAQALPASKMASAGADWKTNPATQIKWGLDYMNDRYGSPVGAWNFWSANHWY; from the coding sequence GTGTCCAACACCGTCGTCCGCCGTATCGCCGCTTCGAAGAAGGCCCTCGCGGGCACCGTCGTCGCCCTGGGTGTCGCCGGTTCCATGCTCGCCACGGTTCCCGCCCAGGCGGCCCCGACGAGCGCCAAGGCGATCGCGCAGCAGATGATCAAGGACCCGGCCCAGTTCGCCGCGTTCGACAAGATCATTTCGCATGAGAGCGGCTGGGACCACACCGCGACGAACCCGTCGTCCGGCGCGTACGGTCTGGCCCAGGCCCTGCCGGCGTCGAAGATGGCTTCCGCCGGTGCGGACTGGAAGACCAACCCCGCCACCCAGATCAAGTGGGGCCTGGACTACATGAACGACCGCTACGGCAGCCCGGTCGGCGCCTGGAACTTCTGGTCCGCCAACCACTGGTACTGA
- a CDS encoding transposase family protein → MTNTKERAEDNLPLVYQCRLPLSARTVNHLADLIRRHLKTIRSRWRILPPGKIAVIVLAVLRHDQRLADMAGGNGVSESTVRRWHDELTGLLAAQAPRLDRVLKKVDKQGGELVLIDGTLIRTQRRTGSADRRNYSGKHRTHGLHFLALTDEYGRLIWISAARPGRTHDNTAARHDHILPHLRAAGLGALADLGFRGLDNDILDPVIVTGYAASRTHKLTPGEKEANCVLAVGRAPVEHGFAHLKNWRILTKLRTDPARATQLLRALLVLTNLEVNR, encoded by the coding sequence ACAACCTCCCGCTTGTCTACCAGTGCCGTCTGCCGCTGTCCGCGCGCACCGTCAACCACCTCGCCGACCTGATACGGCGCCATCTGAAGACGATTCGCTCCAGGTGGCGGATCCTGCCGCCCGGGAAGATCGCGGTAATCGTCCTGGCCGTACTGCGTCACGACCAGCGCCTGGCCGACATGGCCGGCGGAAACGGCGTGTCCGAGTCCACCGTCCGCCGCTGGCACGACGAGCTGACCGGACTGCTCGCCGCCCAGGCCCCGCGCCTGGACCGTGTCCTGAAGAAGGTCGACAAGCAGGGCGGGGAGCTGGTCCTGATCGACGGCACCCTCATCCGCACCCAGCGCCGCACAGGCAGCGCCGACCGACGGAACTACTCCGGCAAACACCGAACTCACGGCCTGCACTTCCTCGCCCTGACCGACGAGTACGGGCGCCTGATCTGGATATCCGCCGCCCGGCCCGGCCGCACCCACGACAACACCGCCGCCCGCCACGACCACATCCTGCCCCACCTGCGCGCCGCCGGCCTCGGGGCCCTGGCCGACCTCGGCTTCCGCGGCCTGGACAACGACATCCTCGACCCCGTGATCGTCACCGGCTACGCCGCCAGCCGCACCCACAAACTCACCCCAGGCGAGAAAGAAGCCAACTGCGTCCTCGCAGTCGGACGCGCGCCGGTAGAGCACGGCTTCGCCCACCTCAAGAACTGGCGGATCCTCACCAAGCTCCGCACCGACCCCGCCCGCGCCACCCAGCTCCTGCGAGCCCTGCTCGTCCTGACGAACCTCGAAGTCAACCGCTGA
- a CDS encoding TIGR03086 family metal-binding protein yields MAGTRLLDLGPQARVVAGLVVAVPDARLADPTPCPAYTVGDLLSHLAGLCVAFRDAARKDLGATTDTAPGPVVPVLSAGWREELPGVLGELAGAWRDPAAWTGVTRAGGVDLPGAVAGAVAADELVVHGWDLARATGLDYVPDPAALRASYAFLSAAAAEGDRGGGIFGPVVPVSEDAPLLDRVVGLSGRDPL; encoded by the coding sequence ATGGCCGGTACGAGGTTGTTGGATCTGGGGCCGCAGGCGCGGGTGGTGGCGGGTCTGGTGGTCGCGGTTCCCGATGCCCGGCTCGCCGATCCGACCCCTTGTCCGGCTTATACGGTCGGTGATCTGTTGAGTCACCTCGCAGGTTTGTGTGTCGCTTTCCGTGATGCGGCGCGTAAGGATCTGGGTGCGACCACGGACACAGCCCCCGGTCCGGTGGTGCCCGTGTTGTCCGCCGGTTGGCGGGAGGAGCTGCCGGGGGTGTTGGGTGAGTTGGCCGGGGCGTGGCGGGATCCGGCCGCCTGGACGGGTGTGACCCGTGCGGGTGGTGTGGATCTGCCGGGTGCTGTCGCCGGTGCGGTGGCGGCGGACGAGTTGGTGGTGCACGGGTGGGATCTGGCCCGGGCCACCGGCCTGGACTACGTGCCCGATCCGGCCGCGTTGCGGGCCTCGTACGCGTTCCTGTCGGCGGCCGCGGCGGAGGGGGACCGGGGCGGGGGCATCTTCGGTCCCGTCGTGCCCGTATCGGAGGACGCCCCGCTGCTGGACCGGGTCGTGGGTCTGAGCGGGCGCGATCCGCTCTGA
- the pyrF gene encoding orotidine-5'-phosphate decarboxylase produces the protein MSSIETAGNPTARERLCLALDLSDRAEILRIVDELKDLVGYFKLNSAFTLHGPELVREILDRDVKVFMDLKLHDIPNTLAGYGKSVTHLGAHLVTLHTAGGLAMMRAAVDAADKAAQELGVQRPKLVGVTLLTSVDQEELNGDLNISGSIENEVRRRALLAAEAGLDGIVCSPTEIKAIRSDLPEDFFFVTPGARSPGVSGHDHKRIGTHAEAIADGSSLLVVGRTILNAADRRQAALGVLGEIQDVS, from the coding sequence ATGTCCTCTATTGAGACTGCTGGCAACCCTACGGCTCGGGAACGACTCTGTCTGGCCCTCGATCTCTCAGATCGAGCAGAGATCCTCCGGATCGTGGATGAGCTCAAGGACCTGGTTGGGTACTTCAAGCTGAATTCTGCCTTCACGCTCCATGGTCCCGAGCTGGTCCGGGAGATTCTCGACCGGGACGTCAAGGTCTTTATGGACCTCAAGCTGCACGACATCCCGAACACCCTGGCAGGGTATGGGAAATCAGTCACCCACCTGGGCGCTCATCTGGTCACACTCCACACTGCTGGGGGCCTGGCGATGATGCGGGCGGCTGTGGATGCGGCTGACAAGGCAGCTCAGGAGCTCGGAGTCCAGCGGCCGAAGCTGGTTGGCGTGACCCTCCTCACCAGCGTTGATCAGGAAGAACTCAACGGCGACCTGAACATTTCCGGATCGATCGAGAACGAGGTCCGCCGGAGGGCCCTGCTCGCTGCAGAGGCAGGGCTGGACGGGATCGTCTGCTCTCCGACGGAGATCAAGGCGATTCGGTCTGACCTTCCCGAAGACTTCTTCTTTGTCACGCCTGGTGCCCGCTCGCCCGGCGTCAGTGGCCACGACCACAAGAGGATAGGCACTCACGCTGAGGCGATTGCCGATGGCTCGTCCCTGCTGGTCGTCGGGCGCACTATTCTCAACGCGGCTGACCGCCGGCAGGCTGCACTCGGAGTCCTGGGTGAGATCCAGGACGTGTCGTAA